CCCCTATTGATGAGGAAGTCCATGTCCACCGAGACGATGAGCCGGGCCCGCTACCGCATCCTGGCCACCAACTTCGCCATATTGATGCTCAACTACGCCGACCGTGCCGTGATCGGTGTGGTCGCCCCAGTCATGATCGCCGAGTTCGGCTTCTCCAAGGCGACCTTCGGGTGGATCCTGGCCGCCTTCGCCTTCACCTACTCTCCCTTCGGGTTCATCGGTGGCTGGCTCGCCGATCGGATTGGGCCGCGTAAGACCATGGCGTGGGCCATCGCGGTCTGGTCGACGTTTACCGCCCTCACGGCCGCCGGGATGGGCTTCGTCAGCCTCTTGCTGATCCGACTCGCTTTCGGTGCCGGCGAGGGACCGCAGGCGACGGTGACAGCCAAGCTCATGCACAACTGGTTCCCCCGCACTGAGCGCGGGACAGCCCTCGGTATCGCCAACGCCGCCACCCCGCTAGGCGGCGCGATCGGGACGCCACTGGTTGTGCTGTTCATGTCGATCGCCAACGACAACTGGCGCGTGCCGTTCATCGTGCTCGGCGTACTGGGGGTATTCGCACTCATCGGCTGGCTCGCCGTCGTACGCGACGTCCCGCAAGAACACCCGGCCGCCAATGCCGCAGAGGTCAGCTACATCACCGGCGTTGACCCCAACGCCCAGCAGACGAGTGAAGGTGCAGGACATAACCGCCCGGCTCCGGTTCCGTTCCGCGAGTGGGGCCCCTACCTGAAGCGACCGGCCGTGTGGTCGACCGCGTTGGCCTACTTCGGTTACGCGTGGATCCTCTGGACATTCCTGTCCTGGTTCCCCACCTATCTTGTCGAGGAGCGCGGCGTCGACCTCACGGCTCTTGCAATCGGTGGCGCCATCCCGTGGGTCGGCGGGTGCATCGGACTCGCGGCTGGCGGCATCCTCACCGACTGGCTGGTACGACGCAGCGGCAATCCCGTGGCACCCCGCCGCAACCTGGTCATCGTTTGCCTCACCATGACTGCGCTCCTGTTCGCCGCGATCGGCCTGGTGCGCACCGAGTGGACGGCGGTGCTGCTCATGACGGCAGTCGTGTTCTTCCTTTACCTGACCGGGGCGCAGTACTGGCTCATCGTCGGCGAGGCGGTTCCGGCGAACTCCTACGGCGCCGTGTCCGGTGCCGTGCAGGCATTCGCCACGCTCGCCTCGATCATCGCGCCGGTTCTCACCGGGTACCTCGTCGACTCCTCGCTCGGCTGGACCGGGGTGTTCGCCCTCGCCGGCGCGATCGCGATCGTCGGCGTGCTCGCACTGGCGATCTTTGGACGCGTAGGCCGCGAAACTCCGGCGTCACCGGCGCCGGCCCAGACCGCTTCCTGACACCAACTTCGAAGGCGCGGCGGCGGCTGTCCCCCGGGGCAGCCGCCGCCGCGCCTTCGCTGTGAGCGCCTCGGCACGTGCGCAGAAGCTACGACGATTTCGGCGGTTTTCTACTCCCGCGCTTACGACCACCCGATTCTTGGTCGCCGTCGACGCGCCTAGTGCTCTGGCGGCCGTCGGTGCCGGGACGGCGAAAATGCGGGCGCTCGGCACCACGGGTGCGGCTGAGCGCGTAGTCAATCCGCTCGTCTACCGAGTTGCCGAAGTGCTTGTCGAAGTTCTCCTCCAAGTGGTCGGTGAACTCGGTGCGGAAGTCTCGCCGACGCTCGTCGAGGTCCGCTCGGCGCATCGCGCGCAGGTCGCCGCTCAGCGCCTTGAGCAATGCGACCGCCATGGCCAGCAGCACGATGGAAAACGGCAACGCTGTCGCGATCGCGCCGGCCTGCAGGGCACCGAGCCCACCAGCGATGAGCAGCGCGATGGCGATGACGCCCTCGGTCAGCGCCCACACGACGCGGCTCCACGTCGGCGGGTCGGGGTGCCCACCGGAGGCGAGCATGTCGACGACGAGCGAGCCGGAGTCCGATGAGGTGACGAAGAAGATCGCGACCAGCACGATCGCCAGCACCGAGAGCACCGAACCGATCGGCAGGCCGTCAAGCATGTCGAAGAGCGCGTTCTCGGCGATCACCCGATCACCCTGCACGAGCCCGCCGTCGCCGAACATCTCGCGGAAGATCGCCGTACCACCAAGCACCGAGAACCACACGACGGCCACGGCCATCGGCACCAGCAGCGCGCCGATCACGAACTCACGCACGGTGCGCCCGCGCGAGATGCGAGCGATGAAGACGCCCACAAAGGGCGCCCACGACATCCACCAGCCCCAGTAGAAGACCGACCAGCTGGCCTGCCAGTCCGCTCCGGCCTGGCCGGTGTACGCCGACGCATCGAACGTCATCGGAAGCACGTTGCCTAGATAGACCCCGAGCGACTCGATCATGTTGCGGAAGATGAACAGCGTCGGGCCGGTGACGAGTACGGCGATCAGCAGTACGCCGGCCAGGCCGAGGTTGATGTTCGACAGCCACTTGATGCCCTTGCCGAGCCCGCTGATGACCGATGCCGTCGCGAGCAGGGTGATGACGATAATCAGCCCGATTAGCAGTGGCGTCGTCGGCTCGTCGACGACGCCCATGTGCGCCAAGCCGGCGCCGATCTGCTGCACACCAAGCCCGAGCGAGGTGGCGACGCCGAAGATGGTGCCGAGGATGGCGAGTACGTCGATGACATCACCAATCGGACCCTTCACGCGCTCACCGAGGAGGGGCTCAAGGGCCCACCGGATCGATACCGGGCGGCCACGTTTGTGAATCGCGAGCGCCAGCGACAGGCCGATGATCACGTAGACGGCCCAGGGGTGCACTCCCCAGTGCACGAAGGTTTGCGCCATCGCCAGCAGCGACCGTTGTGCGGGATCCTCGGCGCCCGGCGGCTTAGGGTCGACGGTGGCAAAGCTCAGCGGCTCGGCGACCCCATAGAAGACCAGCCCGATGCCCATTCCCGCGGCAAACAGCATCGCGAACCACGACGCCCGACTGAACTCGGGTTTGTCGCCCTCGCGCCCGATGACGACCCGCCCAAACGGGCTGACCGCGATGAAGAGGGCAACGGCGACGAAGATCGCGATCGCCAGGATGTAGAACCAGCCGAAGTCGGCGACGATGATCCGCTGCACGGTATCGACGAGCACCATCTCGGTGCCGCCGGGCCAGATCACCGCGACGACGCTGACGATGACCACGAGCGCAAGCGCCG
The nucleotide sequence above comes from Epidermidibacterium keratini. Encoded proteins:
- a CDS encoding MFS transporter yields the protein MSTETMSRARYRILATNFAILMLNYADRAVIGVVAPVMIAEFGFSKATFGWILAAFAFTYSPFGFIGGWLADRIGPRKTMAWAIAVWSTFTALTAAGMGFVSLLLIRLAFGAGEGPQATVTAKLMHNWFPRTERGTALGIANAATPLGGAIGTPLVVLFMSIANDNWRVPFIVLGVLGVFALIGWLAVVRDVPQEHPAANAAEVSYITGVDPNAQQTSEGAGHNRPAPVPFREWGPYLKRPAVWSTALAYFGYAWILWTFLSWFPTYLVEERGVDLTALAIGGAIPWVGGCIGLAAGGILTDWLVRRSGNPVAPRRNLVIVCLTMTALLFAAIGLVRTEWTAVLLMTAVVFFLYLTGAQYWLIVGEAVPANSYGAVSGAVQAFATLASIIAPVLTGYLVDSSLGWTGVFALAGAIAIVGVLALAIFGRVGRETPASPAPAQTAS
- a CDS encoding BCCT family transporter — protein: MTSEAREDTAQSPDTPPPTGTEDREAADAHIEEQLREHGVRLGRGGIAPAVFYPALALVVIVSVVAVIWPGGTEMVLVDTVQRIIVADFGWFYILAIAIFVAVALFIAVSPFGRVVIGREGDKPEFSRASWFAMLFAAGMGIGLVFYGVAEPLSFATVDPKPPGAEDPAQRSLLAMAQTFVHWGVHPWAVYVIIGLSLALAIHKRGRPVSIRWALEPLLGERVKGPIGDVIDVLAILGTIFGVATSLGLGVQQIGAGLAHMGVVDEPTTPLLIGLIIVITLLATASVISGLGKGIKWLSNINLGLAGVLLIAVLVTGPTLFIFRNMIESLGVYLGNVLPMTFDASAYTGQAGADWQASWSVFYWGWWMSWAPFVGVFIARISRGRTVREFVIGALLVPMAVAVVWFSVLGGTAIFREMFGDGGLVQGDRVIAENALFDMLDGLPIGSVLSVLAIVLVAIFFVTSSDSGSLVVDMLASGGHPDPPTWSRVVWALTEGVIAIALLIAGGLGALQAGAIATALPFSIVLLAMAVALLKALSGDLRAMRRADLDERRRDFRTEFTDHLEENFDKHFGNSVDERIDYALSRTRGAERPHFRRPGTDGRQSTRRVDGDQESGGRKRGSRKPPKSS